A single Corynebacterium stationis DNA region contains:
- a CDS encoding polysaccharide pyruvyl transferase family protein, which translates to MPETIYLVAPAGHPNFGDEFIISAWLRELYRRRPHARVILDCHSPGIASILHANVHPHLTVTDTLWHLGLKCADEDEVVEALKDTYSKPLLTTGLNLAKTADIVHVIGGGWLNDTWPHHLKVLAAAASLNATYKVMTGQGFIPGDEIKDQLDKWLQHFDHMEVRDEPSEALFANLAHVERGLDDAWLAASDPAAVHGLGWGNADARERDFVVIAQSDLLGIEVDELARRIIRQLKHLGATGDDVAYVECIPEYDHKVLDLLREFDPELMEHVRVVAFDELWAFGLPTREGQTWISTRFHPHLVAAARGVSGIAVSAHAGMYYTVKHASVGSAWTITDLYEPVTPGGPLTTQHVEQNYEDAQQVAEKIYPMTSSQQFKQSLKAIGRSAKRRIRS; encoded by the coding sequence GGCACCCTAATTTCGGTGATGAATTCATTATTTCCGCCTGGTTGCGCGAGCTTTATCGCAGGCGCCCACACGCGCGGGTGATCTTGGACTGCCATAGCCCGGGAATCGCATCCATATTGCACGCTAATGTGCACCCGCACCTAACGGTGACAGATACTTTGTGGCATCTCGGGCTCAAGTGCGCCGACGAAGATGAAGTAGTCGAAGCGCTGAAAGATACTTACTCCAAGCCGCTTCTTACCACCGGGCTAAACCTGGCTAAGACCGCTGATATCGTGCATGTTATCGGTGGTGGCTGGCTCAATGACACCTGGCCACATCACTTGAAGGTTTTGGCCGCCGCCGCGAGCTTAAACGCGACGTATAAAGTGATGACGGGGCAGGGCTTTATCCCTGGCGATGAGATCAAAGACCAGCTGGATAAGTGGCTGCAACACTTCGATCACATGGAGGTGCGCGATGAGCCTTCAGAGGCGCTTTTTGCCAACCTTGCCCACGTGGAGCGTGGTTTAGATGATGCGTGGTTAGCTGCCTCAGATCCGGCGGCAGTGCATGGCCTGGGGTGGGGTAATGCAGATGCGCGTGAGCGCGACTTCGTCGTGATTGCGCAATCCGATCTATTGGGCATTGAAGTTGATGAGCTCGCACGCAGGATTATTCGCCAGCTCAAGCACCTAGGCGCTACCGGCGACGATGTTGCTTATGTGGAATGTATTCCCGAATATGACCACAAGGTTCTAGACCTGTTGCGCGAATTCGATCCAGAGCTAATGGAACACGTACGGGTGGTGGCCTTTGATGAACTGTGGGCTTTTGGTTTGCCGACCAGGGAAGGTCAAACTTGGATTTCCACGCGCTTTCACCCACACCTGGTGGCAGCAGCACGTGGGGTTTCAGGAATCGCGGTATCCGCGCATGCCGGAATGTACTACACGGTCAAGCATGCCTCAGTGGGGTCGGCATGGACGATTACTGACTTATATGAACCGGTAACTCCTGGTGGTCCACTAACCACGCAGCACGTGGAACAAAATTACGAAGACGCACAGCAGGTCGCAGAAAAGATCTACCCGATGACCTCAAGCCAGCAATTCAAGCAAAGCCTCAAGGCCATTGGGCGCTCGGCCAAACGCCGGATTAGGAGTTAG